In Desulfuromonas sp. KJ2020, a single window of DNA contains:
- a CDS encoding acyl-CoA dehydrogenase family protein — MTFDMTDEQRLWRETVIKFAQNELAYDVTAYENSGEFPWEAWRKCADMQLMALPFSEDYGGCGSDFMTTVITLNALGYACKDAGLVHALATQLLCGLQINLFGNEALKKRYLPLLCSGEKIFAQAITEPASGSDAFAMRTTAVLKGGAYLLNGNKVFISNGPLADFVIVFAVTNPEKKTLGGLSCLLVERGMSGFEQAKPLKKMGLNTLQNGELFFDNCEVSVSELLGKEGQGAILFNESMEWERSLLPAAHLGTLERIFEISLKYARERSAFGKSIGSYQAIANKITTMKMNLELGKGILHKCALIKDSKKRASLEASICKLFISESLKQACLDAVQIHGGYGYMCEYEVERDLRDSLAATIYSGTSEMQHNIIARMIGL, encoded by the coding sequence GTGACTTTTGACATGACTGACGAACAGAGGCTCTGGAGGGAAACCGTTATCAAGTTTGCTCAAAACGAACTTGCCTACGACGTGACAGCCTATGAGAATTCTGGTGAGTTTCCTTGGGAGGCGTGGCGCAAATGTGCTGATATGCAGTTGATGGCCTTGCCCTTTTCCGAGGACTACGGTGGGTGCGGCAGTGATTTCATGACAACCGTCATCACGCTGAATGCCCTGGGTTATGCCTGTAAAGATGCAGGGTTGGTCCACGCACTCGCTACTCAGCTTCTCTGTGGCTTGCAAATAAATCTTTTCGGCAATGAAGCCTTGAAAAAAAGATATCTTCCCCTGCTTTGCAGCGGTGAAAAAATTTTCGCCCAGGCCATCACCGAGCCGGCCTCTGGTTCGGATGCCTTTGCCATGAGGACTACCGCAGTGCTCAAGGGCGGGGCTTATCTTCTTAATGGCAACAAAGTGTTTATTTCCAATGGTCCCCTGGCTGACTTCGTTATTGTATTCGCCGTGACGAATCCCGAGAAGAAAACGCTGGGCGGCTTGTCCTGTCTGCTCGTGGAGAGGGGAATGTCAGGTTTTGAGCAAGCCAAACCCTTAAAAAAAATGGGCCTGAATACTCTGCAAAATGGGGAGCTCTTTTTTGACAACTGTGAGGTTTCGGTAAGTGAACTTCTGGGCAAAGAGGGGCAGGGGGCCATCCTGTTTAATGAGTCGATGGAATGGGAACGCAGCCTGTTGCCCGCGGCGCACTTGGGCACACTGGAAAGAATTTTCGAAATTTCCCTGAAATATGCCCGTGAACGTAGTGCCTTTGGCAAGTCCATCGGCAGTTATCAGGCAATTGCCAACAAGATCACCACGATGAAGATGAACCTCGAGTTGGGTAAAGGCATTCTGCATAAGTGCGCGCTGATCAAAGACAGCAAAAAAAGAGCTTCTCTTGAAGCATCTATCTGCAAACTGTTCATCAGTGAAAGCCTGAAGCAGGCCTGTCTCGATGCGGTACAGATACACGGTGGATATGGCTATATGTGTGAATATGAGGTGGAGCGTGATCTTCGCGACAGTCTAGCTGCCACTATCTATTCAGGTACGTCCGAGATGCAGCACAACATTATTGCCCGAATGATTGGATTGTGA
- a CDS encoding acyl carrier protein, which produces MSTNDLIKNFILTELIPDGNVVDLTDATPLIDSGIIDSLGIMTLLGYLESTFSLQISGDDLIPENFGSIETISTLVAQKCSCF; this is translated from the coding sequence ATGTCAACGAATGATCTGATCAAAAACTTTATACTAACGGAACTGATTCCCGATGGAAATGTTGTAGATCTCACTGATGCAACTCCTCTTATTGATTCAGGCATTATTGATTCTCTTGGTATCATGACTTTGCTTGGCTACCTGGAATCCACCTTCTCTCTCCAAATTTCAGGGGACGATTTGATTCCCGAGAATTTTGGATCCATCGAGACGATTAGCACTTTGGTCGCTCAGAAATGCAGTTGTTTTTAG
- a CDS encoding GNAT family N-acetyltransferase yields the protein MPYSIVNADLKEDQDLIVSLWKRNFEGSPNGRFEWIYKNNPYGQPITFLLREENDGSIIGSYSLFPRTIWINGEYYTGYICGDLVVDTQHRTLGPAMTLIKAALKKSEEEDLVLFGFPNNLSGPVLLLCGFKEIGPRTQLTKVIKSEYLISRHIKQKYVSKILSYPVDMYLSFKYCDMFNNKKNKYKFEVLDSFDSRFDELNDNVLPQCSLKGVVSSQYLSWRFENSPYGKSLIFVMTEKESNKIIGFIVFCENKKKISILDLAIKNNSMEEFRLMISRFSKELKSKKYESISYQYAGDNNFLNILKKNGFSIRSQELKTILYLPNSKKDKIDEIKKGHWYLTAADNDL from the coding sequence ATGCCGTATTCAATCGTGAATGCTGATCTAAAAGAAGATCAAGACTTAATAGTCTCTCTTTGGAAAAGGAATTTTGAGGGATCTCCAAATGGTCGATTTGAATGGATTTATAAAAATAACCCCTACGGACAGCCAATTACCTTTCTACTCCGGGAGGAAAACGATGGCTCGATTATAGGTTCATATTCATTGTTTCCAAGAACAATATGGATTAATGGTGAGTATTATACCGGCTATATATGTGGTGATCTTGTTGTAGATACACAACATCGAACATTGGGGCCAGCAATGACATTAATAAAGGCCGCTCTTAAAAAAAGCGAAGAAGAAGATTTAGTCCTTTTCGGATTTCCAAATAACTTGTCTGGTCCAGTTTTATTATTGTGTGGTTTTAAAGAAATAGGTCCAAGAACACAATTAACCAAGGTAATTAAAAGCGAGTATTTAATCAGTAGGCATATAAAACAGAAATATGTTTCCAAGATTTTGTCATACCCTGTGGATATGTATTTATCGTTTAAATATTGTGATATGTTTAATAATAAAAAAAATAAATATAAATTTGAAGTTTTAGATTCATTTGATAGTAGGTTTGATGAACTTAACGACAATGTTTTGCCTCAATGTTCGCTCAAGGGGGTTGTAAGTAGTCAATACCTTAGTTGGCGATTTGAGAATTCACCTTATGGTAAATCATTGATTTTTGTAATGACTGAAAAAGAAAGTAATAAAATTATAGGTTTTATCGTTTTTTGTGAAAATAAGAAAAAAATTTCTATTTTAGATTTAGCTATAAAAAATAATAGCATGGAAGAATTTAGGTTAATGATTTCAAGGTTTAGTAAAGAATTAAAGTCAAAAAAATATGAGTCAATAAGTTATCAGTATGCAGGTGATAACAATTTTTTAAATATTTTAAAAAAAAATGGGTTTTCAATTCGAAGCCAAGAGCTCAAAACAATACTTTATCTACCAAATTCAAAAAAAGACAAAATTGATGAAATTAAAAAAGGGCATTGGTATTTAACGGCTGCAGATAACGATTTGTAA
- a CDS encoding exosortase C-terminal domain/associated protein EpsI: MGRNIFFRIAFGALVLTTGLVLLVNLRGEPRVLHTNLEKLPMTIADYKGTVDAFDQSIYDALGADLHLYRHYQSTQGATLSLYIGYYGTAKGGRTGHNPFACLPGAGWGIIEADKVTVYPDHHPEGVSVNYVVARKDGINNLMLHWYQTAGDRVLSTGLQQNIERFRGRVLHNRNDGAYVQVNTLVREDNVTAEKERVCLFVQEVLELLPDYWPIEG; encoded by the coding sequence ATGGGCAGAAACATTTTTTTCAGGATAGCTTTTGGTGCTCTTGTGCTGACGACAGGCCTGGTCCTGCTCGTCAATCTGCGCGGAGAACCCAGGGTGCTTCATACAAACCTTGAGAAACTGCCTATGACCATTGCCGATTATAAGGGGACGGTCGATGCCTTCGACCAAAGCATCTACGACGCCTTAGGGGCTGATCTGCATCTCTACCGCCATTATCAATCCACACAGGGCGCAACGCTCAGTCTTTATATCGGGTATTACGGTACAGCCAAAGGCGGGCGCACTGGGCATAACCCCTTCGCCTGTTTGCCCGGTGCCGGCTGGGGGATCATCGAAGCCGACAAGGTCACCGTCTACCCCGACCATCATCCTGAAGGCGTTTCCGTCAATTACGTGGTGGCCCGCAAGGACGGCATAAACAATCTCATGCTCCACTGGTACCAGACGGCGGGAGACCGTGTTCTCTCCACAGGATTGCAGCAGAACATCGAACGATTCAGGGGGAGGGTGCTACACAACCGCAACGATGGTGCCTATGTGCAGGTGAATACCCTGGTACGGGAAGACAATGTGACTGCAGAAAAAGAGCGGGTATGCCTGTTTGTGCAGGAAGTGTTGGAGCTGTTGCCTGATTATTGGCCGATAGAAGGTTAA
- the xrtA gene encoding exosortase A, with amino-acid sequence MDTNTLDMTLNDQTLKWQTVLLLTLWLLAFSPVLPPMVDSWLSHSDNSHALLVPLISLYFLWEKRHEALKTPVQGSWWGLFVLSGSLVIYLISTVGGIAFFARLMFISTLIGLVWGFLGARMARLLVFPLGILFFMVPVPDSLLSLVSFPLQLLATKISAGLIQFCSIPVYREGNMLYFMQTQLEVAEACSGIRSIMSLGMLSVIFAYISAGDWWRKAILVLAAIPVALLANILRVSGTGVLAHFFGDRVARGFLHEFSGLAVFLFGLGLLFVVFSLLRKIGNS; translated from the coding sequence ATGGACACAAACACACTGGACATGACCCTGAATGATCAAACCCTTAAGTGGCAGACTGTTCTGTTGCTGACACTCTGGCTGCTGGCTTTCTCTCCGGTCCTGCCGCCTATGGTCGATTCCTGGCTTAGTCATTCCGACAATTCCCATGCCCTGCTCGTGCCACTGATTTCCCTCTACTTTTTATGGGAGAAGCGGCATGAGGCCTTGAAAACGCCTGTGCAGGGATCCTGGTGGGGGCTTTTCGTGTTGAGCGGGAGCCTGGTCATCTATCTGATCAGCACCGTGGGTGGCATCGCTTTTTTCGCCCGTCTCATGTTCATTTCCACCCTCATCGGCTTGGTCTGGGGATTCCTCGGGGCCAGGATGGCGCGCTTGCTGGTGTTTCCTCTGGGTATCCTCTTTTTCATGGTGCCAGTGCCTGACAGCCTGCTCAGCCTTGTATCTTTCCCGCTGCAGCTGTTGGCTACCAAGATTTCCGCCGGACTCATCCAGTTCTGTTCCATCCCTGTATATCGGGAAGGGAACATGCTCTATTTTATGCAGACTCAGCTTGAAGTAGCCGAAGCCTGCAGCGGCATTCGATCGATCATGTCCCTGGGCATGCTGAGTGTTATCTTTGCCTATATTTCTGCTGGGGACTGGTGGCGTAAAGCCATTTTAGTTTTGGCCGCCATTCCCGTCGCCTTGCTGGCCAATATTCTGCGTGTCAGCGGTACGGGCGTGTTGGCTCATTTTTTCGGTGATCGGGTGGCGCGTGGTTTTCTTCACGAATTTTCGGGACTGGCGGTATTTCTCTTCGGGCTGGGACTTCTGTTTGTCGTCTTCAGCCTCTTGAGAAAAATTGGCAACAGCTAA
- a CDS encoding DegT/DnrJ/EryC1/StrS family aminotransferase: MRIGRTLPPAASPLTLSDIFAGFEGIVRGQKEVARFTDELREWFNCRHVFPVSSGKAALTLTLQVLKARHPERDHVLIPAFTCYSVPSAIVRAGLKVRLCDVDPATLDFDYTHLKPILSDPRLLCVVPVNLFGLPADVDRIRSMLPASVAVVEDAAQAMGGTSRGRLLGMRGDVGFFSLGRGKALSTVEGGLILTNSDEIGRGLEDECRHLASYGPMPTATLFLYALALWLLSRPSFFWLPKAIPFLRLGETIFDTGFTLRCLSGFQAGLARSWTRRLLELQEGRRRSVQVWRNVLPASSRPEYADDLPLLRFPVMTASPNQARRLWRESERLGLGVAPAYPLPIHQLPELADEFEGQSYPGAAEIAQRLITLPVHPFVRKNDQRRIRELLEPCWGSIAETATTNTEVESLS, encoded by the coding sequence ATGCGTATCGGCCGCACCCTTCCACCTGCTGCCTCACCTCTGACCCTATCGGATATTTTCGCGGGTTTTGAGGGGATAGTGCGCGGCCAGAAGGAAGTGGCTCGATTTACCGACGAGTTGAGGGAGTGGTTCAACTGTCGCCATGTTTTCCCCGTCTCCTCGGGCAAAGCGGCCCTGACCTTGACCCTTCAGGTTCTCAAAGCCAGACATCCCGAGCGCGACCATGTCCTGATCCCGGCATTTACCTGCTATTCCGTCCCTTCGGCCATAGTCAGGGCGGGGCTCAAGGTGCGCCTGTGTGATGTTGATCCAGCGACTCTCGATTTCGATTACACCCACTTGAAGCCGATACTCTCTGATCCACGTCTGCTGTGCGTAGTGCCTGTCAACCTCTTCGGATTGCCGGCCGATGTCGACCGGATTCGGTCCATGCTGCCCGCCTCCGTTGCGGTGGTGGAAGACGCTGCCCAGGCTATGGGAGGGACCTCGCGCGGTCGTCTGCTTGGCATGCGGGGGGATGTCGGTTTTTTCAGCCTTGGCAGAGGCAAGGCTCTGTCCACCGTGGAAGGTGGCCTCATTCTGACCAACTCCGATGAAATCGGTCGCGGACTGGAAGATGAATGTCGTCATCTTGCCTCCTATGGGCCAATGCCGACGGCGACCCTTTTCTTGTATGCACTGGCTCTTTGGCTGTTGAGTCGGCCCTCATTCTTCTGGTTGCCCAAGGCCATCCCCTTTTTGCGCCTGGGAGAAACAATCTTTGATACTGGATTTACGTTGAGATGTCTCAGTGGTTTCCAGGCCGGCTTGGCGCGAAGCTGGACCCGGCGGCTTCTTGAACTGCAGGAAGGACGTCGCCGGTCGGTCCAGGTTTGGCGAAACGTTCTCCCGGCAAGCTCGCGTCCTGAATATGCGGACGATCTCCCTCTGCTGCGATTCCCGGTCATGACGGCCTCCCCGAATCAGGCCAGAAGACTCTGGAGAGAGAGCGAGCGTCTTGGTTTGGGGGTGGCGCCGGCTTATCCTCTCCCCATTCATCAATTGCCGGAACTAGCGGATGAATTTGAAGGCCAGAGCTACCCGGGGGCGGCAGAAATCGCTCAACGCCTGATCACCTTGCCGGTGCATCCTTTTGTTCGAAAGAACGATCAGCGGCGGATTCGCGAATTGCTTGAACCCTGTTGGGGATCAATAGCAGAGACCGCAACGACAAACACGGAAGTCGAATCCCTCAGTTAG
- a CDS encoding FemAB family XrtA/PEP-CTERM system-associated protein, with the protein MHIRIAEHKDREAWNAFVDRHPQGLAYHSYAWKQAVEEAYGFKGLYLLAEKAGVIQGLLPLVQMKSPFTGGRLVSLPYCDVGGCLSVDESTRKALLRKALSLAEESTGGQMEIRWAYSWDNACLVFNSTAKKVRMVLDLPAGSTELLASLKSKLRSQIRKPQRDGLRCSLGGKELIDEFYPVFAENMRDLGSPVHSRKWIEAVVKHYDDKALVGVAYSPDGRAAAAGILLLHPRTASVPWASSLRRYNHLNANMLLYWRLLSYAADNGYPAFDFGRSTPGCGTYRFKEQWGARPQPLFWQDQGKSDAESRVEAVVSPRRRLAQAVWSHLPLRMTTLLGPPLRRNISL; encoded by the coding sequence TTGCACATACGTATAGCTGAACATAAGGATCGGGAAGCCTGGAACGCCTTTGTCGATCGCCATCCACAAGGGCTGGCCTACCACTCCTATGCCTGGAAACAAGCCGTGGAAGAGGCCTATGGTTTTAAAGGGCTGTACCTGCTGGCCGAAAAAGCCGGGGTTATCCAAGGCCTTTTACCCCTCGTGCAGATGAAGTCGCCCTTTACCGGAGGTCGCCTGGTGTCCCTGCCTTATTGCGATGTCGGTGGCTGTCTGAGCGTCGATGAATCGACCCGGAAAGCTCTCCTTCGCAAAGCACTATCTTTGGCTGAAGAAAGTACCGGAGGGCAGATGGAGATCCGCTGGGCATATTCGTGGGACAACGCCTGCCTGGTCTTCAACAGCACGGCCAAAAAAGTACGGATGGTTTTGGATCTGCCCGCAGGATCGACAGAGCTGCTTGCCTCCCTGAAGTCCAAGTTGCGCAGCCAGATCAGAAAACCTCAGCGCGATGGCCTTCGGTGCAGTCTGGGCGGCAAGGAGTTGATCGATGAGTTTTATCCGGTTTTTGCCGAAAACATGCGCGACCTTGGCTCGCCCGTCCATAGCCGCAAATGGATAGAGGCCGTGGTAAAACACTACGATGACAAGGCCTTAGTGGGGGTTGCCTATTCGCCTGACGGCAGGGCGGCGGCAGCGGGGATTCTGCTTTTGCATCCTCGCACGGCCTCGGTCCCTTGGGCTTCATCTTTGCGTCGCTACAATCATCTCAACGCCAACATGCTTCTTTACTGGCGTTTACTCTCGTATGCTGCCGACAACGGTTATCCCGCTTTCGATTTTGGTCGTTCTACACCGGGCTGCGGGACATACCGCTTTAAAGAACAATGGGGGGCCAGGCCGCAGCCGCTGTTCTGGCAGGACCAGGGAAAGTCCGATGCGGAGAGCCGTGTCGAAGCGGTCGTCTCTCCCCGTCGCCGTCTGGCGCAGGCGGTCTGGTCTCATCTGCCCTTGCGAATGACGACCCTGCTAGGTCCGCCCCTGAGGCGCAACATCAGTCTGTAG
- a CDS encoding XrtA system polysaccharide deacetylase → MPKTGKEYILFTVDVEDWFQVENLKGAIPLSSWPECELRVERNTHLLLDLLDSIDSTAGTPGKATFFVLGWIAERLPALVREIQNRGHEVASHGYGHALCHGQGECDLIEDLCRSKKTLEDITGRPVTGYRAPSFSITPQVLEIVCECGYRYDSSFNSFQLNNRYGHIPLTETDRKGLAYCVKEDFYEIPISNLNLWGKQLPLGGGGYFRLVPFALFHLGIRSLLNRDKGYMFYLHPWELDPEQPRVREISPFSQFRHYVNLNRTETKVQAFLQAFKNREFLTCTDYLERQKSFPCAAHQQPGGEAAFAHTYS, encoded by the coding sequence ATGCCCAAAACAGGGAAAGAATACATTCTGTTCACCGTCGATGTTGAGGACTGGTTCCAGGTGGAAAACCTCAAAGGGGCTATTCCGCTGTCCAGCTGGCCTGAATGCGAGCTTCGGGTGGAGCGCAACACGCATCTGTTGCTGGATCTTCTCGATTCAATCGATTCCACTGCCGGCACCCCGGGAAAAGCCACCTTTTTTGTTTTGGGATGGATTGCCGAGCGCCTGCCTGCCTTGGTTCGAGAGATACAGAACAGGGGGCATGAAGTGGCCTCACACGGGTATGGACATGCACTGTGTCATGGACAGGGAGAATGTGACTTAATTGAAGATTTATGCCGAAGTAAAAAAACGCTGGAAGATATTACCGGCCGTCCGGTCACGGGATATCGCGCCCCCAGCTTTTCCATTACCCCTCAGGTTCTGGAAATCGTATGTGAATGCGGGTATCGCTATGATTCCAGTTTCAATTCTTTTCAGCTTAACAACCGCTATGGGCACATCCCTCTGACGGAGACGGACAGAAAAGGTCTGGCCTATTGTGTGAAAGAGGATTTTTACGAAATTCCCATCAGTAATCTCAACCTCTGGGGAAAACAGCTACCTCTCGGTGGCGGTGGCTATTTTCGCTTGGTGCCTTTTGCTTTGTTTCATTTAGGCATTCGATCTCTGTTAAACCGCGATAAGGGGTATATGTTCTATCTTCACCCTTGGGAACTCGATCCCGAGCAGCCGCGGGTGCGGGAAATATCCCCATTTTCTCAGTTTCGTCATTACGTCAACCTGAACAGAACAGAAACCAAAGTGCAGGCATTTTTGCAGGCGTTCAAAAATAGGGAATTTCTGACTTGCACCGACTACCTTGAGAGACAGAAGAGTTTTCCTTGTGCAGCGCATCAGCAACCGGGAGGCGAAGCCGCTTTTGCACATACGTATAGCTGA
- a CDS encoding XrtA/PEP-CTERM system-associated ATPase, with product MYNEFFGFTLKPFEIVPNPQFLYPSDPHRKALSYLEYGLKEGAGFILLTGEVGSGKTTILKDIISRFSGHTSLAMVFNTRVDSLQLIAMVNEEFGLNPEGKDKVALLRELNSYLIEEYANHGKPILIIDEAQNLSLDTLEEIRLLSNLEAENTKLLQIVLAGQPELKTLIAKPELRQLKQRINIGCHLRPLRREETEDYILYRMEKAGNREAVTFEAGAMDLIYRFSSGIPRLINVLCDFILLAAFADQVRDVTLDMVREVIDDLDILGESEALEEVEVVDEDSLLHQKENLLERISMHENILKVLMAKQREEFTRLSNQLDTLSAQMAEVKTIAESLRFSASHDEELRSGKKKLFNRSLGWS from the coding sequence ATGTATAACGAGTTTTTCGGCTTTACCCTCAAACCCTTTGAAATTGTGCCCAATCCACAATTTCTCTATCCCAGCGACCCTCATCGCAAGGCCTTGAGCTATCTTGAGTACGGCCTTAAGGAAGGGGCCGGCTTCATTCTGCTGACAGGGGAGGTGGGCTCGGGCAAAACGACCATTCTTAAAGACATCATCAGCCGATTCTCAGGTCATACCTCCCTTGCCATGGTTTTCAACACCCGCGTTGATTCTCTGCAGTTGATCGCCATGGTCAATGAAGAATTCGGTCTCAACCCTGAAGGGAAGGACAAGGTCGCCCTGCTGAGGGAGCTTAACAGCTATCTCATTGAGGAATACGCGAACCACGGCAAGCCCATTTTGATCATCGACGAAGCCCAGAACCTGTCTCTGGATACGCTGGAAGAAATCCGCCTGCTCTCCAACCTGGAGGCGGAAAACACCAAGCTTTTGCAGATTGTCCTGGCCGGTCAGCCCGAATTAAAAACCCTCATCGCCAAACCCGAGCTGCGCCAGCTCAAGCAGCGCATTAATATCGGCTGCCATCTGCGCCCCCTGCGGCGGGAAGAAACCGAAGACTACATCCTGTATCGGATGGAAAAAGCCGGCAATCGCGAGGCCGTCACCTTCGAAGCCGGGGCCATGGACCTGATCTACCGGTTCAGCAGCGGGATCCCACGCCTGATCAATGTTCTCTGTGACTTCATCCTGTTGGCTGCCTTCGCCGACCAGGTTCGCGACGTTACGCTGGATATGGTCCGGGAAGTCATCGATGACCTGGATATTTTGGGAGAATCCGAAGCGCTCGAAGAGGTCGAGGTGGTCGACGAAGACTCTTTGCTTCATCAGAAAGAGAACCTCCTTGAACGCATCAGCATGCACGAAAATATTTTGAAGGTTCTCATGGCCAAGCAACGGGAAGAGTTTACCCGGCTTTCGAACCAATTGGACACTCTTTCCGCTCAGATGGCCGAGGTAAAGACTATCGCAGAATCTTTGCGGTTTTCCGCGTCTCACGACGAAGAATTGCGGTCAGGTAAAAAAAAACTTTTTAACCGATCGCTCGGCTGGAGTTAG
- a CDS encoding TIGR03016 family PEP-CTERM system-associated outer membrane protein, whose amino-acid sequence MKRSIFIRSAALGCLLALTFASVAWGRVDISPRFTLREEYNDNVYLSAHNEQGDFITRAIPGLSLELDSNYLDLSLDYSLHYIFYADLTEENESSLKDVQRAMGTAQILPDRDFTVTLEDHYSRVTIDERDPVVEESLFVNRTNLNRFLANPRYQYRALPGLLAIIGYRFEKLSYQAPEGDDSEAHAGYVDVRKDLSTRFSLLLYYEYREHQARITEDYARQDGWVGLEYRLSPRLTLRGHGGQSWINYDDRAEEKTNLWAASLDYTISSYWAVGASYSQEVVNSVTEGLFERKSATVYASRHSGVLFELEGHAGQDRYQETNRQDDVIGGSLSVGMPLVRNTLLRLTGAYDYLEYEPERERVHRYGGGPALEYAAQRFSASLGYRYREENSNIDSGDYVNHIAFVEGSFEF is encoded by the coding sequence TTGAAGAGGTCTATATTTATCCGTTCGGCTGCCCTGGGATGCCTGCTTGCTCTCACGTTTGCCAGTGTCGCCTGGGGGCGTGTCGACATCTCTCCGCGCTTTACCTTGCGGGAAGAATATAACGACAATGTCTATCTGTCGGCCCACAACGAGCAGGGGGATTTCATCACCCGGGCTATTCCCGGCCTCTCCCTTGAATTGGACAGCAATTACCTCGATCTTAGCCTCGACTACAGCCTCCACTATATTTTTTATGCCGATCTCACCGAAGAGAATGAATCCAGCCTCAAGGATGTGCAGCGTGCCATGGGGACGGCACAGATCCTGCCGGATCGCGATTTTACCGTTACCCTTGAGGATCATTACAGTCGGGTCACCATTGATGAACGCGACCCCGTTGTTGAAGAAAGCCTTTTTGTCAACAGGACCAACCTGAACAGATTTCTGGCAAATCCCCGTTACCAGTACCGGGCGCTACCGGGCCTGCTAGCGATCATTGGCTACCGCTTCGAAAAGCTCTCCTATCAGGCCCCCGAAGGGGACGATTCCGAAGCCCATGCCGGTTACGTGGATGTTCGTAAAGACCTGTCTACGCGCTTTAGCCTTCTCCTCTATTACGAATATCGTGAACACCAGGCGAGAATTACCGAAGATTACGCACGACAGGATGGTTGGGTCGGTCTGGAATATCGCCTTTCACCCCGTCTGACCCTGCGAGGGCATGGAGGTCAATCCTGGATCAATTATGACGATCGGGCTGAGGAAAAGACGAACCTCTGGGCCGCCAGCCTTGACTACACAATTTCCTCTTATTGGGCTGTTGGTGCAAGTTACTCTCAGGAGGTTGTCAATTCCGTAACCGAAGGACTCTTTGAGCGTAAGTCTGCCACCGTCTATGCCTCACGACATTCCGGAGTATTGTTTGAACTGGAAGGGCATGCTGGACAAGACAGATATCAGGAAACAAACCGGCAAGACGATGTGATTGGCGGCAGCCTTTCGGTCGGTATGCCACTGGTTCGCAATACGCTTTTACGTCTAACAGGAGCGTACGACTATCTGGAATACGAACCCGAAAGAGAGCGTGTCCATCGCTACGGCGGCGGCCCGGCTTTGGAATATGCGGCACAGCGTTTTTCAGCCAGCCTCGGCTACCGCTATCGGGAGGAAAACTCCAATATAGACTCCGGCGACTATGTCAATCATATCGCTTTTGTAGAAGGGTCGTTTGAATTCTAA
- a CDS encoding polysaccharide biosynthesis tyrosine autokinase — protein MSRIEKAIEKATRLRQGVDDSNDTTKLVSPPADYSPERDIRSSAQALQDVKPLKVKSPFLPMVARNNDAVSEEYKKLRSLVRKLTKKESFLNTILVTSTVGSEGKSITALNLALALAQEYDHTVLLVDTDLRRPSIHRYLGLQPEVGLVNCLQEGLPVEKALIKTGLGKLVILPAGSPVENHLELLSSERMKRLIRELKSRYPERYVIFDTPPALPFADAQILGSEVDGVIYVIREGFAKTDQIREAMDSLKGTNLLGAVYNDSSVMPSAGRYSYYY, from the coding sequence ATGAGCCGAATTGAAAAGGCGATCGAGAAAGCAACCCGCCTGAGACAGGGTGTTGATGACAGCAATGACACGACAAAGCTGGTGTCGCCGCCCGCCGATTATTCCCCTGAGCGGGATATCCGGTCTTCTGCACAAGCCCTGCAGGACGTCAAGCCGCTCAAGGTCAAGAGCCCCTTTTTGCCCATGGTGGCTCGCAACAACGATGCCGTCTCTGAAGAATATAAAAAGCTTCGTTCTCTCGTACGAAAGCTGACAAAAAAGGAATCTTTTCTCAACACGATTCTGGTTACCAGCACCGTGGGCAGCGAAGGGAAAAGTATTACCGCCCTCAATCTGGCCCTGGCTCTGGCGCAGGAATATGATCACACGGTACTTTTGGTCGATACCGATCTGCGGCGACCTTCCATCCATCGTTATCTGGGGCTTCAACCCGAGGTCGGACTGGTCAACTGCCTACAGGAAGGCCTCCCTGTTGAAAAGGCCTTGATCAAGACCGGGTTGGGAAAGCTAGTCATTTTGCCCGCGGGATCCCCCGTCGAGAACCACCTGGAGCTCTTATCCTCAGAACGCATGAAAAGACTGATCCGTGAATTGAAATCACGCTATCCCGAACGCTACGTGATTTTCGACACCCCACCAGCGCTTCCCTTTGCCGATGCCCAGATTCTCGGATCCGAAGTCGACGGGGTGATTTATGTCATCCGCGAAGGCTTCGCCAAAACCGATCAGATCCGGGAAGCGATGGACAGCCTTAAGGGCACCAATCTATTGGGGGCCGTTTACAACGATTCCAGTGTCATGCCGTCTGCCGGCCGATACTCCTATTACTACTGA